The Pseudomonadota bacterium DNA segment GTTTCACGTTTTAAGGGCAACACCTGCAAGCAAATAATCATACCCCTTTCATAAATGCGAATCGACGTCCACCCGTATGTTATCACGGGTTGGTTTTTTACAGAATAAATTGAAACGGATTGCCACATATCCTCCAAAACAATTGTTTGTGTTGACTAATATTTGAATTCTACTTCCAAACATCCCCGGCTATATCCCGATGACCTTTTGAATCTCTTCCGTGCTCTTTATGCCGGTCTTATTAATTCTCATGATATCGCTCGTTTCTGCAACAACCTCCATGTCAGCTTCTTTTTCAATGATAGATGTAACCCTTAAAAGGGGTAACCCCAATCAGGGCCAAATTATACAATTTGTAATCAATAGCTGTTTTGGGCTGCACCAACAAACCCACTCAAAGTTGGTACAGCCCAAGGGAAAAAGGCAAATGCGAAAACATTAACTACAACTTACCTATTTCCTCAACTATTTTCGGTATCACTTCATAAAGATCACCTACAATACCATAGTCGGCTATTTTGAAAATAGGAGCACTTTTATCTTTATTGATCGCCACAATTATTTTAGAATCGCGGATACCTACCGTATGCTGGATTTGCCCCGATATTCCAACAGAGAAGCACAGGTTGGGTTTGCATTTTTTACCGGATAACCCGACTTCTCGGTTCTCAGGCAACCACCGTATATCGTGTGACAGAGGCCTTGTACATCCTATTTCTCCTTTCAGGGCTTTAGCCAGATCCTTAATGATAGAGATATCTTCTTTCTTGTCCAAACCCCTACCCACGCAGACCAATGTCTGTGCATCTTCCAGATTGACGGATTCCCCTACCTTTTCCTTTCGTTCTAGCAGCGTGTACTTCGAGTCCTTCACCTTGAGATCGGGTTCGATAATTTTATTACCATCGACAGGCTGTTTTTCTCCCAGCGCAAATGCCTTGGGCATAACTGCAAAAACCTTCTTTGGTGTTTTAATCAACTCAGAAGTTACCGTGTTGCCACCGAGCATGTAACGATGCAGTAGGACATCTTTGCCTTTTAATTCGATATCGATTATATCCGTCGCGCAGCCGGCTTCCATCTTCTGGGCAACCCTCCCGGCCAGATCCTTCCCTCTGCGGGTCGATCCTATCACGACAATATTAAACCCATAGGTGTCTGCTATTTGGCAGATAGCATCTGCATAAACATCCGCATAAAAGACATTAAACGCATCCGCTTCAGAAATGTACACATCCTGGGCGCCATAGGCAAAGTACTCCGTTGCTCTCTCTCTCGCCCCTTTTCCCAGGATTGCCGCGGCCAACGGGAAACGGGAGCCCCTTGGATAGTCTTCCTTTCTCGGTTGATAAAGGGCAGCTTTTATCTCTTTCCCTTTGGAAAGCAGCTCGTAGGCTGCCTGATCCTTATCGCTAAATATTAATATCCCTGACATAGTTACCTCCCTAATACTCCTTCTTTAATAAGCGAATCAACAACGCTGGCTGCAACATCTTTCGCCTCTCCCTCAAATATCAACATCTTCCTTTGTTCTGCCGGCGCAATGTTGCTTACAAGTTCAACCTCTTTCGCAAGTTTATCGGCCGGGACATTAAGATCAACGCCCTTCCACAACTGTACCGGTTTCTTACCGGCTTTCACAATCTGCATCAGAGATGGTATCCTGGGCGAATTGATTTCGCTGGTGAAAGTAAGCATTGCCGGCAATGATGACTCTACAACCTCATAACAGTCATCCATACTCCGGGTAGCTCTCGCCTTTCCATTGGTGAATTCCAGCTTGCTGACATAACTAATCTCCGGTATATCCAGCAGTTCCGCAAGTCTACCGCATGTCTGGCCCGAATAACTATCAGCAGAACCTTCACCCATGAATATGGCATCATAGTGACCCATTTTCTGGATGGATGTTGCCAGAACCTCTGCTTTCCCCCTGGAATCGAGATTATCGAAGACAGGATCAATGATCAACACAGCTTCATCCGCACCACGTGCCAGGGCATCTTTTATGGTATCGTTCAGTTTTGTATTACCGATACACAAGGCAATTACTTTTCCGCCATCTTTTTCTCTTATTCCTACTGCGGCCTCCAGCGCATTCATATCCATGTCACTGAATAAAAACGGCAAACCTTCCAATACTGCTTCTCTCGTATCCTTCTTAATTCTGACCTGCTGAAGGTCAACAATCTGTTTTAAACAAACAATGAAATTCATCATTACTCCTTTTCTGCTTTATTCTATCCACATTTGAACTGAACACCAAAACCGCCGCGGGGGTACTCCCAGCTTATAGACTTTGGAGTACAGGCAATTAGGCATGTACCGCATTCGAGACAACCATCCAAATCAAGCACCACTAAGTTTTCCTTGTTCAGCGTATACACCTGTGCCGGACAAACATGGAGGCAGTATCTTCCCTTACAACTCTTGCAAACCATCTGATCCACAGAGATATGTTTTTCCTCGTGGATTTTAATGGTATCCAATCCCAATTTTTCTTTAACATTTATTTGTGTTTTCATAGCTTGAACACCCCAAAAACATCCTTGATCATTGAAAATCTGAACTTACTCCTCATTTCCCGGACTGCCGTAGCAGATAGTTTGCGTTTTGGGTCGGCCCCGATGAACATAACCTTCTCCAGTACGTCGCTCACTATATTCGGGTAAACATTATATAGCCTTGGATTGTCGAGAAACATCGGAGCATTTTTGAACGTAGCCAGGTCTTTCAAAACAAAACTATCCTCAAGCAGTTTTTTGTAATAAGAAAGTGATTGCTTTGAAAAATCATTATTTTCCCTGGCGTTTTTGATAGCTTTTGCTGCCAGCACTCCTGAAGCAACAGCAAACTCCATCCCCCTGACAGTAAGACCGGCATTTAGCGCAAATCCGGCTGCATCGCCTGAGACGAGTATGCCATCACCAAAAAGTTGAGGTACGCCCTCCATCCCACCTTCGGGAATCACATGCGCCGAATATTCGATGGAATCTCCCCCTTGGATCAGGGTATTGATTTCAGGACGGTTTTTAAAATCCTCAAAAAGCTGGGGCATATCAATCGCCGGTTCTTTGTGCAACAAGTCCGATATTTTTACTACCAATCCAAGAGATACGCTGTTTCTGTTAGTGTAAAGGAATCCTCCTCCGAACATGCCCTTACTGATTGATCCCATAAACACATTGGCAGCGCCTTCCCCATCATTCAGGTTAAACCTGTCCTCAATAATCCGGGGCGCCAGCTCAATGACTTCCTTAATAGCCACGGCAAACCCCTGGGGTACGTGCGGCTTTCTCAGACCTGCTTTTTCTGCAATGACCGACATTACTCCATCGGCAGCAAGTACTACATCGGCGCCAAGTTCATCCTCTCCTGCTTTTATTCCTATAACCTTACCGTTTTCCATGATAAGATCATCCACTTTATTCTTAGTGATGATAACGCCGCCTGCCTCGCTTACCTTGTCAGCAAACCAGTTATCAAAGTTCGCCCTTAGAATCGTATAACTATGATAAGGTTTTTCCCTGAACGCTTGTGTGGCAAACGTCATAGTAGTCGATGAAGTATCTGTCATCATCGTGATTTTCTCCTGGCAGACATGCCTCTCCAGAGGAGCTTCCTCCCATATATCGGGCAATAGCTGTCTGATGGGATTGAGATATAACCTGCCGCCAGTGACGTTCTTGGCGCCACAGTAATCTCCCCTCTCCACGATCAGCACTTCGAGCCCATCAGAAGCCAGGGTATATGCAGCCGCTAAACCAGCTAATCCACCACCCACTATAATAACTTCAAATTTATCCATTTGCATTTCCTCATATCATTCTTTACCTGCACAATAACCTTACACCGTTTCCGGTAAGCAACAAACCGGGTCTCGTGGACTGAGTTTTCACCCTGCCCACGGTAAGGGACGAAAAGCTCCGCCCATCCAATTTTGAACTGTCCCTTACCCTTAGTTCGAGGTTTGTAAAATAAGTTACATAATCCCGCTACTTGTCGACAAATTCAGGGCCGAAAGCATCCCTGGCAATAATCGTCTTCATGATGTTGTATGCTCCTTCAGCACCGGATACGTACGACATGAGGCCTCTCATCGCCATCTCAAGAGGAGACTCTTTAGTGTAGCCAAAGGCACCCAGAACCATAATCGCATGTTTTGCAATCTCAACCGAAAGAAGAGGCGCTTCCAGCTTACACTGGGCAATAACAATATTGATGTCTTTCTGAGTAAAACTGCCCGGTTCGGAATAGTATGTATCAATCATCCAACAGCCCTTTTGCAGCATCAGTTTTGCCATTTCCAGTTTGTGGTAATCCTCTGCCAGATCAAAGGATATGCCTTGGAATCTGCTGATCGGGCGTCCGAATGCATATCTCTGCTTGGCGTAATCAACTGCGATTTCAAGACATTTTTCCGCGCCGCCGAGACATGCCGCAGCTACCAGCGCTCTGGCAGGATTGAACCCTTCCATGGCCAGATAGAAACCTTTACCTTCCTCTCCAATCAGATACTTTTTGTCCAATTCCGAATTCTTGTAGACAAAGCCACCGGTGGAAAGCCCCATACGGCCCATATCCTTGTAAACGTGGGATGTCATGCCTTTCAACTGGTTCGGAATAATGGCAAACATCGACATGCCGCCCTTGAGGCCCTTTGCAGGATCGGTGACGAGAAGGCTGCTGTGTCCGCCGCCCTTGGTCTGGCTTTCATTGGTCAGACTGATATATGCTTTTTCACCATTGAGGATGTACTTGTCGTCTTTCCTGATAGCTTGACATTTGACAGCAGCAACATCGGAGCCACCACCCGGCTCGGTCACATTGATACCCCAGGGCCATTCACCTGAGGCAATCTTCGGTAAAATCTCCTGTTTCAGTTCCTTACTGGCAGCAACATTAAGGAAATATCCGCCCCAGCCAATTGTCAGCAATGCATAAACCGGCAGAGACATGCTCAGTTCGGCTCTTGCCAATTCATGAATCGCTATGTTGGCATATTGGAGGCCCTGGCCAGGCACGGCGCAGCCGTCATATTCTTCCGGAATGCAACAGCCAAATGCACCCAGATCGGAAAGCCCCTGGATGATATCTTCGGGAATACCGGCTTCTTTCTCATCAATCTCTCTTGCGCGAGGAAAGATGTTTTTTTCGCTATATTCACGAATACTTCGTTTGAACATCTCCTGTTCTTTGGTTAATCTGAATTCCATCATTTCTTTTCTCCTTCTATATAGTTTTATTTAGTTCTTCATTCAGTTGCCGTGGTAAACCCGGCTATGTTGATAACCGAGGATATTACGATAAACTAACCCTGAATGTAACACTGCTCTTTAATTGTGATTTTTGTGAGTTTTTTACTTGTTGTTAAATTTGTGGAGGTGCTCTGTTAGTGTGTGAAGCAATAATGCAGGTGAGAACTTGCAACCCGGCTTCTCTTTTGAGCAAATGTTCTGACGATAATTGAGGTTCGGGAATGTCAGCAAACATCTCGGCGTTGATGTCTGTACATGCACCGCCCTCATCAAGACCCGGATCATCATCCTGGTCATCTGAACTCAGATATTGTGACCACGGAAAATACAAGCCATCGTCATTACCCTGAACATCGAAAACTGAAATTGAAAAAATAAGGATAATGAAAATAGCAGCAAGTGGAAGAATTCGTCTTAGTACTTTAAAAAGGTTTGGTGTTTTCATGGCATCATTTTCTTATGCTGCATTCTATCTCTTTCTGACCAACCAGTAAATAGGGAAATACCTGATTCTGAGGTTCTGAAAACCTTAGTTGACAAAAGAGATTGATTGTATCGGTGATTACTCATGGATTTATCCTCACGTGTGAGAACAATCTTTTCAGTGTATTACGAGTTGTAACGTTGTATTTCAAAGAAAATCTTTTGGTATCTGTTTACAGGAAGACAGCCGTGTTTTCCAGGGACAGAAAACAATCCGCCAGGCATTTGCACATTTCATTCGGTATTCAATAGACTCCCTCGAATGCGTATAGAGCAGCTTTGTATTTGGAAGCAAGTATCTCTCTCATTTTATCAAATCCGTTGATAACAGAAAGGAGCTTGTACCTCAGGAAAAAGCCACGCAGTGTGCATTTCGGTAAGAAAGCAGCGTCTTTGGCAAAAACCACGCAGTATCAACTTAGGAAAGCAGCTGATAAAATTCTTACTTCTATTTTTTCAAAATTAAGATAGCAAAATTACTTGCTGCACCTACTTTTCCGTAATTCGAGTATTGTGCCAACTCATACCAATTCGGTTTCATGCATAGAACGAGGCGACGACGACGAGCCGACGCAGGCATTAGCTCACACAGTGAGCGAGAAGGGGAGGCCGGGGTACCCGCTTGCGGGTCGTTCTTTGCTTGTGGAGGGGGCGACCGGGTACCCGCTTGCGGGTGTCCCAGAAATAGAGGAGCGCGAAGAGGAGGCAACGAAGTTATATGATTGAAGGCGAATTGGTATCA contains these protein-coding regions:
- a CDS encoding FAD-dependent oxidoreductase, whose amino-acid sequence is MDKFEVIIVGGGLAGLAAAYTLASDGLEVLIVERGDYCGAKNVTGGRLYLNPIRQLLPDIWEEAPLERHVCQEKITMMTDTSSTTMTFATQAFREKPYHSYTILRANFDNWFADKVSEAGGVIITKNKVDDLIMENGKVIGIKAGEDELGADVVLAADGVMSVIAEKAGLRKPHVPQGFAVAIKEVIELAPRIIEDRFNLNDGEGAANVFMGSISKGMFGGGFLYTNRNSVSLGLVVKISDLLHKEPAIDMPQLFEDFKNRPEINTLIQGGDSIEYSAHVIPEGGMEGVPQLFGDGILVSGDAAGFALNAGLTVRGMEFAVASGVLAAKAIKNARENNDFSKQSLSYYKKLLEDSFVLKDLATFKNAPMFLDNPRLYNVYPNIVSDVLEKVMFIGADPKRKLSATAVREMRSKFRFSMIKDVFGVFKL
- a CDS encoding 4Fe-4S dicluster domain-containing protein, translated to MKTQINVKEKLGLDTIKIHEEKHISVDQMVCKSCKGRYCLHVCPAQVYTLNKENLVVLDLDGCLECGTCLIACTPKSISWEYPRGGFGVQFKCG
- a CDS encoding electron transfer flavoprotein subunit beta/FixA family protein, producing the protein MMNFIVCLKQIVDLQQVRIKKDTREAVLEGLPFLFSDMDMNALEAAVGIREKDGGKVIALCIGNTKLNDTIKDALARGADEAVLIIDPVFDNLDSRGKAEVLATSIQKMGHYDAIFMGEGSADSYSGQTCGRLAELLDIPEISYVSKLEFTNGKARATRSMDDCYEVVESSLPAMLTFTSEINSPRIPSLMQIVKAGKKPVQLWKGVDLNVPADKLAKEVELVSNIAPAEQRKMLIFEGEAKDVAASVVDSLIKEGVLGR
- a CDS encoding electron transfer flavoprotein subunit alpha/FixB family protein; the protein is MSGILIFSDKDQAAYELLSKGKEIKAALYQPRKEDYPRGSRFPLAAAILGKGARERATEYFAYGAQDVYISEADAFNVFYADVYADAICQIADTYGFNIVVIGSTRRGKDLAGRVAQKMEAGCATDIIDIELKGKDVLLHRYMLGGNTVTSELIKTPKKVFAVMPKAFALGEKQPVDGNKIIEPDLKVKDSKYTLLERKEKVGESVNLEDAQTLVCVGRGLDKKEDISIIKDLAKALKGEIGCTRPLSHDIRWLPENREVGLSGKKCKPNLCFSVGISGQIQHTVGIRDSKIIVAINKDKSAPIFKIADYGIVGDLYEVIPKIVEEIGKL
- a CDS encoding acyl-CoA/acyl-ACP dehydrogenase; this translates as MMEFRLTKEQEMFKRSIREYSEKNIFPRAREIDEKEAGIPEDIIQGLSDLGAFGCCIPEEYDGCAVPGQGLQYANIAIHELARAELSMSLPVYALLTIGWGGYFLNVAASKELKQEILPKIASGEWPWGINVTEPGGGSDVAAVKCQAIRKDDKYILNGEKAYISLTNESQTKGGGHSSLLVTDPAKGLKGGMSMFAIIPNQLKGMTSHVYKDMGRMGLSTGGFVYKNSELDKKYLIGEEGKGFYLAMEGFNPARALVAAACLGGAEKCLEIAVDYAKQRYAFGRPISRFQGISFDLAEDYHKLEMAKLMLQKGCWMIDTYYSEPGSFTQKDINIVIAQCKLEAPLLSVEIAKHAIMVLGAFGYTKESPLEMAMRGLMSYVSGAEGAYNIMKTIIARDAFGPEFVDK